A single window of Mycobacterium sp. ITM-2016-00318 DNA harbors:
- a CDS encoding EamA family transporter, which produces MTGIVFALASALGYGISDFVGGIASRRVAALRVVLVSYPVALALLLVIALIVGGEISQDAVLWGGLCGVTQAFGIWWFYAALGAGPISVVSPLTAILVAAIPVGVGLALGERPGAIAGVGVVLALVAVVLVSREATDKDVTPHRFTKKVVWLTVGAGIAFGMNFVLIAQAPPEANLWPLVFARLAASSVVIVIAAVSGSFAVPHGQPLRLALLAAVLDVAANIAMLLALHASLLSLAGVLMSLYPAATVLLAIVVLRERVTRWQSVGMVLAVAAVAMIAAG; this is translated from the coding sequence CTGACCGGGATCGTCTTCGCGCTGGCTTCGGCGCTGGGTTACGGCATCAGCGATTTCGTCGGCGGCATCGCATCGCGGCGGGTGGCCGCCTTGCGCGTGGTGCTGGTGTCCTACCCCGTCGCGTTGGCGCTCCTGTTGGTGATCGCGCTGATCGTCGGGGGTGAGATCTCCCAAGATGCGGTGCTCTGGGGCGGGCTGTGCGGTGTCACACAGGCATTCGGAATCTGGTGGTTCTACGCCGCGCTGGGCGCAGGCCCGATCTCGGTGGTGTCACCGCTGACCGCGATCCTCGTCGCGGCGATTCCAGTCGGTGTCGGTCTAGCGCTGGGGGAGCGGCCCGGCGCGATCGCCGGCGTCGGTGTGGTGCTCGCGTTGGTCGCGGTGGTGCTGGTCAGTCGCGAGGCGACGGACAAGGACGTCACCCCGCACCGCTTCACGAAGAAGGTCGTCTGGTTGACAGTGGGCGCGGGCATCGCCTTCGGGATGAACTTCGTGTTGATCGCACAGGCGCCGCCCGAAGCGAATCTTTGGCCGCTGGTGTTCGCACGGTTGGCGGCCAGTTCGGTTGTGATCGTCATCGCGGCGGTGAGCGGCAGTTTTGCTGTCCCGCACGGACAACCGCTGCGGCTGGCGCTACTGGCCGCGGTGCTCGACGTCGCCGCCAACATCGCGATGCTGCTGGCACTGCATGCGTCGCTGCTGTCGCTGGCGGGTGTTCTCATGTCGTTGTATCCCGCAGCGACGGTGCTGCTCGCGATTGTGGTGCTACGTGAGCGGGTGACCCGCTGGCAATCGGTCGGCATGGTGCTCGCCGTGGCGGCGGTCGCGATGATCGCGGCCGGCTGA
- a CDS encoding helix-turn-helix domain-containing protein, producing MVRSRRTKIPAEEKTRLVLAVLAGEMTGAEAARRCGVSPTQVTKWKHQFLEAGAQRMHEVPSGAPGRAGLPEQRRLRRENEELKLALAEATVQLRIWQRGAALADQVPSRTSKP from the coding sequence ATGGTCAGATCGCGACGAACGAAGATTCCTGCCGAGGAGAAAACCCGACTGGTGTTGGCGGTGCTGGCCGGGGAAATGACTGGTGCCGAGGCAGCCCGTCGGTGCGGGGTGTCGCCTACCCAGGTGACCAAGTGGAAGCATCAGTTCCTTGAGGCCGGCGCCCAACGAATGCACGAAGTACCCAGCGGCGCGCCTGGACGTGCGGGCCTTCCCGAGCAGCGGCGTTTGCGCCGGGAGAACGAGGAACTCAAACTGGCCTTGGCTGAAGCCACGGTCCAGTTGCGGATCTGGCAGCGCGGAGCTGCCTTGGCCGACCAGGTCCCTTCGCGGACCTCGAAACCCTAA
- the prfB gene encoding peptide chain release factor 2, whose protein sequence is MDPDRQADIAALDSTLTTVERVLDVDALRSRIEKLETEASDPNLWDDQTRAQKVTSELSHTQGELRRVEELRQRLDDLPVIYELAAEDGSSDELADADAELKQLREDIEAMEVRTLLSGEYDEREALVNIRSGAGGVDAADWAEMLMRMYIRWAEQHKYPVEVYDTSYAEEAGIKSATFAVHAPFAYGTLSVEQGTHRLVRISPFDNQGRRQTSFAEVEVLPVTETTDHIDIPDSDVRVDVYRSSGPGGQSVNTTDSAVRLTHVPTGIVVTCQNEKSQLQNKVSAMRVLQAKLLERKRLEERAEMDALKGDGGSSWGNQMRSYVLHPYQMVKDLRTEYEVGNPAAVLDGDIDGFLEAGIRWRNT, encoded by the coding sequence GTGGATCCTGACCGTCAAGCCGATATCGCCGCCCTCGACTCCACCCTGACGACGGTGGAGCGGGTGCTCGATGTCGACGCGCTGCGGAGCCGCATCGAGAAGCTCGAGACCGAGGCGTCCGACCCGAACCTCTGGGACGACCAGACTCGCGCCCAGAAGGTAACCAGTGAGCTCTCTCACACCCAGGGGGAGTTGCGGCGTGTCGAGGAACTGCGCCAGCGTCTGGACGACCTACCGGTGATCTACGAGCTCGCCGCCGAGGACGGCTCGAGCGACGAGCTGGCCGATGCCGATGCCGAGCTCAAGCAGCTGCGCGAGGACATCGAGGCGATGGAAGTCCGGACGCTGCTCTCGGGTGAGTACGACGAGCGCGAGGCGCTGGTCAACATTCGCTCGGGCGCGGGCGGCGTGGACGCCGCGGACTGGGCCGAGATGCTGATGCGGATGTACATCCGATGGGCGGAGCAGCACAAGTACCCGGTCGAGGTGTACGACACGTCCTACGCGGAGGAGGCGGGCATCAAGAGCGCGACGTTCGCCGTGCACGCCCCGTTCGCCTACGGCACGCTTTCGGTGGAGCAGGGCACGCACCGGCTGGTCCGCATCAGCCCGTTCGACAACCAGGGGCGTCGGCAGACCTCGTTCGCCGAGGTCGAGGTCCTTCCGGTGACCGAGACCACCGACCACATCGACATCCCCGACAGCGACGTGCGCGTCGACGTGTACCGATCCAGCGGTCCCGGTGGGCAGTCCGTGAACACCACCGACTCCGCTGTTCGACTCACCCACGTCCCGACCGGTATCGTGGTCACCTGCCAGAACGAAAAATCGCAATTGCAGAACAAGGTCTCGGCGATGCGCGTTCTTCAAGCAAAGCTGTTGGAACGCAAGCGTTTAGAAGAACGTGCTGAGATGGATGCGTTGAAGGGTGACGGCGGCAGTTCGTGGGGTAACCAGATGCGGTCCTACGTCCTGCACCCGTACCAGATGGTGAAGGACCTGCGCACCGAGTACGAGGTCGGCAACCCCGCAGCGGTACTGGACGGAGATATCGACGGATTCCTCGAGGCGGGAATCCGTTGGCGCAACACATAA
- the smpB gene encoding SsrA-binding protein SmpB, translating into MAKKADPERSSNNRVVATNRKARHNYSILETFEAGVALMGTEVKSLRDGQASMADAFATVDDGEVWLRNLHIPEYHHGSWTNHTPRRNRKLLLHRRQIDTLIGKIRDGNLTLVPLSLYFTDGKVKVELALARGKQARDKRQDMAKRDAEREVAREMGRRAKGMT; encoded by the coding sequence GTGGCCAAGAAAGCCGACCCGGAGCGGTCAAGCAACAATCGAGTGGTCGCCACCAATCGCAAGGCGCGCCACAACTACTCGATCCTCGAGACGTTTGAGGCCGGCGTTGCGCTGATGGGCACCGAGGTGAAGAGTCTGCGCGACGGGCAGGCGTCGATGGCAGACGCATTCGCGACCGTCGACGACGGCGAGGTCTGGCTGCGCAATTTGCACATCCCCGAGTATCACCATGGCAGCTGGACCAATCACACGCCGCGGCGCAACCGCAAACTGCTGTTGCACCGCAGGCAGATCGACACGTTGATCGGCAAGATCCGCGACGGCAATCTGACGCTGGTTCCGCTGTCACTGTACTTCACCGACGGCAAGGTCAAGGTCGAACTCGCGCTGGCGCGCGGCAAACAGGCGCGTGATAAGCGGCAGGACATGGCGAAGCGCGACGCCGAGCGCGAGGTGGCTCGCGAAATGGGCAGGCGCGCAAAGGGTATGACCTGA
- a CDS encoding Clp protease N-terminal domain-containing protein, translating to MFERFTDMGRRAVVISQQEARALAQKQIGPLHLLLGVLMAENGTAGPVLASLGVEPEGIRRAAVAKYGTDDVDDHELRRPGVADTEGHIPFAEETKKAMEHSLRESLGLDHTYIGTEHLVLGLLTDDSPEVGDVLAGLGAQPQAVRDAVLVRLGGDPAEP from the coding sequence GTGTTCGAGCGGTTCACCGACATGGGGCGACGCGCCGTCGTCATCTCGCAGCAGGAAGCACGCGCACTCGCGCAGAAGCAGATCGGTCCTCTGCACCTGCTTCTCGGGGTTCTGATGGCCGAGAACGGAACGGCGGGTCCGGTGCTCGCTTCGCTCGGTGTCGAGCCAGAAGGTATCCGACGTGCGGCCGTCGCAAAGTACGGCACCGACGACGTTGACGATCATGAGCTTCGCCGTCCAGGAGTCGCCGACACGGAAGGCCACATCCCGTTCGCCGAGGAGACCAAGAAGGCGATGGAGCACTCGCTGCGTGAGTCGCTTGGCCTTGATCACACGTACATCGGCACCGAGCACCTCGTGCTCGGGCTGCTGACCGACGATTCGCCGGAAGTCGGCGACGTACTTGCCGGGCTGGGCGCGCAGCCGCAGGCCGTGCGCGACGCGGTGCTGGTTCGGCTCGGCGGTGACCCCGCCGAACCCTGA
- a CDS encoding mechanosensitive ion channel family protein, which produces MTNNNLLALNFAESWQGFWDGNLGVWMLDRGVRIALLLIGGLLAARFINWFANRVVRRIDAGYQESDQLVRSESSKHRQAVASVVSWVTVALLFVIVTVEVTDILAVPVGSLVAPAAVLGAALGFGAQRLVQDLLSGFFIITEKQYGFGDLVSLTVAGIAAPAEGTVEDVTLRVTKLRSTEGEMFVIPNGQIVKTLNLSKDWARAVVDIPVPTSADLNVVNDVLHDVAEASTKDPTLKDLLLDTPQLMGVESIELDTVNLRMVARTLPGKQYEVGRRIRVLVVRALRRAGIVSSDGNAPSVASIPHPAEASEDNETQRAPEQKA; this is translated from the coding sequence ATGACGAATAACAACCTACTTGCACTGAACTTCGCCGAGAGCTGGCAAGGCTTTTGGGATGGCAACCTCGGCGTTTGGATGCTGGATCGCGGCGTTCGGATCGCGCTGCTGTTGATCGGCGGTCTGCTGGCGGCCCGGTTCATCAACTGGTTCGCGAACAGGGTGGTCCGCCGCATCGACGCCGGATACCAGGAGAGCGACCAATTGGTCCGCTCGGAGAGCAGCAAGCACCGTCAGGCCGTAGCGTCCGTGGTCTCGTGGGTGACGGTCGCTCTGCTGTTCGTCATCGTCACCGTCGAGGTCACCGACATATTGGCGGTACCGGTCGGCTCGCTCGTCGCGCCCGCTGCCGTGCTCGGTGCGGCACTCGGTTTCGGCGCCCAGCGGCTTGTCCAGGACCTGCTGTCCGGATTCTTCATCATCACCGAAAAGCAGTACGGCTTCGGCGATCTGGTGTCGCTCACGGTTGCGGGCATCGCGGCGCCCGCAGAAGGCACTGTGGAAGACGTCACGCTGCGTGTCACCAAGCTGCGTTCAACCGAGGGTGAGATGTTCGTCATTCCGAACGGGCAGATCGTCAAGACGCTCAACCTGTCCAAGGACTGGGCCCGCGCCGTCGTCGACATCCCCGTGCCGACGTCGGCCGATCTCAACGTGGTCAACGACGTGCTCCACGACGTGGCTGAGGCGTCGACGAAGGATCCGACACTCAAGGATCTTCTGCTCGACACTCCGCAGCTGATGGGCGTGGAGAGCATCGAGTTGGACACCGTGAACCTGCGGATGGTCGCGCGCACGCTGCCGGGCAAGCAGTACGAGGTGGGACGGCGCATCCGCGTGCTGGTGGTCCGGGCGCTGCGCCGGGCCGGCATCGTGTCCTCCGACGGGAACGCGCCGTCGGTCGCCTCCATCCCGCACCCGGCCGAGGCGTCCGAGGACAACGAGACGCAGCGCGCGCCGGAGCAGAAGGCATGA
- a CDS encoding maleylpyruvate isomerase family mycothiol-dependent enzyme, which produces MNSPSRPLTRLDKPDVLSGLFASWDAIDDVVGDLPDAQWSQSTSLPGWTVHDVVAHVVGTESMLQGVGTPEADIDVSTLKHVRNDIGVLNERWVRRLRGLSHAELLERFRATTAERREALTAMAEDRWHELTATPAGPDSYGRFMRVRTFDCFMHEQDVRDAVGELDADLAGPASRLALDEMATSMGFVVGKLGKAPDGSRVRLKLTGPLARTINVAVDGRAKVVDDFDGEPTTTIALDGLLFTRLAGGRVAVDHGAIAYGGDEAVGRRIVEHLNFVI; this is translated from the coding sequence GTGAACAGCCCGTCACGCCCGTTGACCCGTCTCGACAAACCGGATGTTTTGAGCGGCCTTTTCGCCAGCTGGGATGCCATCGACGATGTCGTCGGCGACTTGCCCGATGCGCAGTGGTCACAATCCACGTCGCTGCCCGGGTGGACAGTGCATGACGTCGTCGCGCACGTGGTCGGCACAGAGTCGATGTTGCAGGGCGTCGGCACGCCGGAGGCCGACATCGACGTGTCGACGCTCAAGCATGTCCGCAACGACATCGGCGTCCTGAACGAGCGGTGGGTGCGCAGGCTGAGGGGCCTGTCCCATGCGGAACTGCTCGAGCGTTTTCGCGCGACCACGGCCGAGCGCCGTGAGGCACTGACCGCCATGGCGGAGGACCGGTGGCATGAGCTGACCGCAACACCGGCGGGGCCCGACAGCTATGGACGGTTCATGCGCGTTCGGACCTTTGACTGCTTCATGCACGAACAGGACGTCCGTGACGCGGTCGGCGAACTGGACGCTGACCTGGCGGGGCCGGCTTCGCGGTTGGCGCTCGACGAGATGGCAACGAGCATGGGCTTCGTCGTGGGCAAGCTGGGTAAAGCGCCGGACGGTTCGCGGGTGCGGCTGAAGCTGACCGGCCCGCTCGCGCGCACGATCAACGTTGCCGTCGACGGCAGGGCGAAGGTCGTCGATGACTTCGACGGCGAGCCGACGACGACGATCGCGCTCGACGGGCTGCTGTTCACCCGGCTGGCGGGCGGCCGGGTGGCCGTCGACCACGGCGCGATCGCGTACGGCGGCGACGAGGCCGTGGGTAGGCGGATCGTCGAGCACCTCAACTTTGTGATCTAG
- a CDS encoding DUF222 domain-containing protein, whose protein sequence is MFDWVGGEAELIDEIARLERVKSAAAAGQARLTAVLADKRRVADAAAGVPRAKQCRGLASEIALARRDSPARGGRHLGFATALVFEMPHTLAALECGALSEWRATLIVKESACLTVGDRRALDAEMCADVSKLDGLGDARIIANAKAIAYRLDPQSVVDRAAKAESERTVTIRPAPDCMAYVTILLPVAKGVGVYASLKRAADTTFDDRSRGQVMADTVFERVTGQPADVADPVAVDLVITDETLLGGDDVPATVSGYGPIPASVARGLVSKAVSDKRSRCTLRRLYRHPRSSQLVAMESRSRFFPKGLARFIDLRDQRCRTPYCDAPIRQRDHAQPRHRDGPTSAENGLGECEHCNYVKESPGWSVTAGTEHGVHTAKFVTPTGHRYRSTAPPLPGSPDIEVTELEVRIGIAIAEQEAA, encoded by the coding sequence ATGTTCGATTGGGTCGGCGGCGAGGCGGAGCTGATCGACGAGATCGCCCGCCTGGAGCGGGTGAAGTCGGCGGCTGCCGCTGGTCAGGCGCGGCTGACGGCGGTATTGGCCGATAAGCGGCGCGTCGCTGACGCCGCCGCCGGTGTGCCCCGCGCCAAGCAGTGCCGCGGGCTTGCCAGCGAGATCGCGTTGGCGCGGCGCGACTCTCCGGCGCGCGGCGGTCGTCATCTAGGGTTCGCCACGGCGCTGGTGTTCGAGATGCCGCACACGTTGGCGGCGTTGGAGTGCGGCGCGCTGTCGGAATGGCGGGCGACGCTGATCGTGAAGGAGTCGGCGTGCCTGACGGTCGGGGACCGGCGCGCGCTGGACGCCGAGATGTGCGCAGATGTCAGCAAGCTCGACGGCCTTGGCGATGCGCGGATCATCGCAAACGCCAAGGCGATCGCCTACCGGCTCGACCCGCAGTCGGTGGTCGACCGAGCGGCCAAAGCCGAATCCGAGCGCACGGTGACGATCCGTCCAGCACCCGATTGCATGGCTTATGTGACCATCCTGCTGCCGGTGGCCAAAGGTGTGGGGGTGTACGCGTCACTGAAGCGCGCCGCCGACACCACCTTCGATGACCGATCGCGAGGCCAGGTCATGGCCGACACCGTCTTCGAGCGGGTCACGGGGCAGCCGGCCGATGTGGCCGATCCGGTGGCTGTCGACCTGGTGATCACCGATGAGACTCTGCTGGGCGGCGACGATGTCCCGGCAACTGTCAGCGGATACGGTCCGATCCCCGCTTCGGTGGCGCGCGGGCTGGTCAGCAAGGCCGTCAGCGACAAGCGGTCGCGATGCACACTGAGGCGGCTCTACCGCCACCCGAGGTCGAGCCAACTGGTCGCGATGGAGTCACGGTCGCGGTTCTTCCCGAAGGGTCTGGCGAGGTTCATCGATCTGCGTGACCAAAGATGTCGCACGCCGTACTGCGATGCGCCGATCCGACAACGTGACCACGCCCAACCCCGCCATCGCGACGGACCCACCAGTGCCGAGAACGGGCTGGGCGAATGCGAACACTGCAACTACGTCAAGGAGTCACCGGGCTGGTCGGTGACCGCAGGAACCGAACACGGGGTACACACAGCAAAATTCGTCACCCCGACCGGCCATCGCTACCGATCCACCGCTCCTCCGCTACCAGGTTCACCTGACATCGAAGTGACCGAGTTAGAAGTCAGGATCGGTATCGCGATCGCCGAGCAGGAGGCCGCCTAG
- a CDS encoding FAD-dependent oxidoreductase — protein MRQRRPYHVAIVGSGPSGYFAAASLLKFADADDDADVRVDMLEMLPTPWGLVRSGVAPDHPKIKSISAQFEKTALDPRFRFFGNIVVGEHVQTTELAERYDAVIYAVGAQSDRALGIPGEDLPGSVAAVDFVGWYNAHPHFEEMAPDLSTGRAVVIGNGNVALDVARILVTDPDVLATTDIADHALQVLHDRGVEEVLIIGRRGPLQAPFTTLELRELGHLEGLGDVDVIVDPADFADITDEDLEAASKTVRNNIKVLRGYAEVTPKGAKRRIVFRFRTSPIEIKGDGKVESIVLGRNELVADDTGRVSAKDTGEREEVPAQLVVRAVGYRGVQTPGLPFDERSGTIPHDSGRVDGSRNEYVVGWIKRGPTGVIGSNKSDSQETVDTLLSDLAGATLADLPENHPEALAEWFVERQPKVVTDDHWKLIDEHERSSGGTGGRPRVKLTSVADLLRIAHG, from the coding sequence ATGCGTCAAAGGCGCCCGTATCACGTGGCGATCGTCGGCTCAGGCCCGTCGGGGTACTTCGCCGCGGCTTCTCTGCTGAAATTCGCGGACGCCGACGACGACGCCGACGTTCGGGTCGACATGCTCGAGATGCTGCCGACGCCGTGGGGCCTGGTGCGCTCCGGCGTCGCGCCCGACCATCCGAAGATCAAGTCGATCAGCGCCCAGTTCGAGAAGACGGCGCTCGACCCCCGGTTCCGCTTCTTCGGCAACATCGTCGTCGGCGAGCATGTGCAGACCACGGAACTGGCCGAACGCTATGACGCGGTCATCTACGCCGTCGGCGCGCAGTCCGACCGGGCGCTCGGCATCCCCGGCGAGGACCTGCCCGGCAGCGTGGCCGCCGTCGACTTCGTCGGCTGGTACAACGCCCACCCGCACTTCGAGGAGATGGCACCCGACCTGTCCACCGGGCGGGCCGTGGTGATCGGCAACGGCAACGTCGCGCTCGATGTGGCCCGCATCCTGGTCACCGACCCCGACGTGCTGGCCACCACCGACATCGCCGACCACGCGCTGCAGGTGCTGCACGACCGCGGTGTCGAGGAGGTGCTCATCATCGGTAGGCGCGGGCCGCTGCAGGCCCCGTTCACGACGCTGGAGCTGCGGGAGCTCGGTCATCTGGAGGGCCTCGGTGACGTGGACGTGATCGTCGACCCCGCCGATTTCGCCGACATCACCGACGAGGACCTGGAGGCGGCCAGCAAGACCGTCCGCAACAACATCAAGGTGTTGCGCGGTTACGCCGAAGTCACACCGAAGGGCGCCAAGCGGCGCATCGTGTTCCGGTTCCGCACCTCGCCCATCGAGATCAAGGGCGACGGCAAGGTCGAGTCGATCGTGTTAGGCCGCAACGAACTCGTCGCCGATGACACCGGGCGGGTTTCGGCGAAGGACACCGGCGAGCGCGAAGAGGTGCCCGCCCAGCTCGTGGTCCGCGCGGTCGGCTACCGCGGCGTGCAGACGCCCGGGCTGCCGTTCGACGAGCGCAGCGGCACCATCCCGCACGACTCCGGACGGGTCGACGGCAGCCGCAACGAATACGTGGTGGGCTGGATCAAACGGGGGCCGACGGGCGTGATCGGCAGCAACAAGAGCGACTCGCAGGAGACCGTCGACACCCTGCTCTCCGATCTCGCAGGCGCGACGTTGGCGGACCTCCCTGAGAACCATCCCGAGGCGCTCGCCGAGTGGTTCGTCGAGCGCCAGCCGAAGGTCGTCACCGATGACCACTGGAAGCTGATCGACGAGCACGAACGCTCCTCGGGCGGAACCGGCGGCAGGCCGCGGGTGAAGCTGACGAGCGTCGCCGATCTGTTGCGGATCGCGCACGGCTGA
- the ftsE gene encoding cell division ATP-binding protein FtsE: protein MITLDHVSKQYKSSARPALDNVSVTIDKGEFVFLIGPSGSGKSTFMRLLLAEESPTNGDVRVSKFHVNKLPGRHIPSLRQVIGCVFQDFRLLQQKTVFENVAFALEVIGKRPDVINRVVPDVLEMVGLSGKANRLPGELSGGEQQRVAIARAFVNRPLVLLADEPTGNLDPETSKDIMDLLERINRTGTTVLMATHDHHIVDSMRQRVVELSLGRLVRDEQRGIYGMDR, encoded by the coding sequence ATGATCACGCTCGACCACGTCAGCAAGCAGTACAAGTCTTCGGCGCGACCGGCGCTCGACAATGTCTCCGTCACGATCGACAAGGGGGAGTTCGTCTTCCTCATCGGTCCGTCCGGTTCGGGGAAGTCGACGTTCATGCGTCTATTGCTTGCCGAGGAGTCCCCGACCAATGGCGACGTGCGGGTGTCGAAGTTTCACGTCAACAAACTGCCGGGGCGGCATATCCCCAGCCTGCGGCAGGTCATCGGCTGTGTGTTCCAGGACTTCCGGCTGCTGCAGCAGAAGACCGTCTTCGAGAATGTCGCGTTCGCTCTCGAGGTCATCGGGAAGCGCCCCGACGTGATCAATCGCGTGGTGCCCGACGTGCTGGAGATGGTCGGTTTGTCGGGAAAGGCCAACCGGTTGCCCGGCGAGCTGTCCGGCGGTGAGCAGCAGCGCGTGGCGATCGCCCGTGCGTTCGTGAACCGCCCGCTCGTGCTGCTGGCGGACGAGCCGACGGGAAACCTGGACCCTGAGACCAGTAAGGACATCATGGATCTGCTCGAGCGCATCAACCGCACCGGGACCACGGTGTTGATGGCCACTCACGACCATCACATCGTCGACTCGATGCGTCAGCGGGTCGTCGAGCTCAGCCTGGGCCGCCTCGTCCGCGACGAGCAGCGCGGCATCTACGGAATGGATCGCTAG
- the ftsX gene encoding permease-like cell division protein FtsX produces the protein MRFGFLLNEVWTGLRRNVTMTVAMILTTAISIGLFGGGLLVVRLADNSRGIYLDRVESQVFLTNDVSANDPTCDGDPCKSLRQKIEDRDDVRSVRFLNRDDAYNDAIKKFPQYKDVAGKDAFPASFVVKLDNPEQHKDFDDSIAGQPGVLNVLNQKDLIDRLFAVLDGLSNAAFAVALVQAVGAVLLIANMVQVAAYTRRTEVGIMRLVGASRWYTQLPFLLEACLAALIGVVISIIGLIVVRALFLENALSQFYEANLISRVDYADILYISPILLFVGVVMAGVTGYATLRLYVRR, from the coding sequence GTGCGCTTCGGCTTCCTGCTCAACGAGGTCTGGACCGGTCTTCGTCGCAACGTCACCATGACGGTCGCGATGATCCTGACCACCGCGATCTCCATCGGGTTGTTCGGTGGCGGTCTGCTGGTGGTGCGCCTCGCGGACAACTCGCGCGGCATCTACCTGGACCGGGTCGAGAGCCAGGTGTTCCTGACCAACGACGTGTCGGCCAACGATCCGACGTGCGACGGCGATCCATGCAAGTCGCTACGGCAGAAGATCGAGGACAGAGATGACGTGCGGTCCGTACGGTTTCTCAACCGCGACGACGCCTACAACGACGCGATCAAGAAGTTCCCGCAGTACAAGGATGTCGCAGGCAAGGACGCGTTCCCGGCGTCGTTCGTCGTCAAGCTGGACAATCCCGAGCAGCACAAGGATTTCGACGACTCGATCGCCGGCCAACCCGGCGTCTTGAACGTGTTGAACCAGAAGGACCTGATCGACCGGTTGTTCGCGGTGCTCGACGGGCTGTCGAATGCCGCGTTCGCGGTGGCGCTCGTGCAGGCGGTCGGAGCTGTTCTATTGATAGCCAACATGGTTCAAGTGGCGGCCTACACCCGAAGAACCGAGGTGGGCATCATGCGGTTGGTCGGTGCGAGCCGCTGGTACACACAGCTGCCGTTCTTGTTGGAGGCGTGCCTGGCCGCGCTGATCGGCGTGGTCATCTCGATCATCGGACTGATCGTCGTGCGCGCGTTGTTCCTGGAGAATGCGCTCAGTCAGTTCTATGAGGCGAATCTGATTTCGCGAGTGGACTATGCCGACATCCTCTATATCTCGCCGATACTCTTGTTCGTCGGCGTTGTGATGGCGGGTGTCACCGGGTATGCCACCTTGCGACTCTACGTACGTCGCTAG
- a CDS encoding GAP family protein has translation MVWSAVLVMAFAAMIDPLRIGVTVLVISRPRPVLQLLAFWLGGLAMGLAVGIGALFLLRGPALRLMKDMPATGDGVALALVETSVGVVALLIAALVALGFPRRAAATQPRESALSRLTARAGDAIRGGSPWVAYLAGVALATPLQYVVALAAILVSGEGAATQFGALIVYHLVVLALAEIPLLGSLVAPAATYAVMLRLHDWVIVRRRRLTAVIVAVIGAFFFVNGVSGI, from the coding sequence GTGGTGTGGAGCGCGGTGCTGGTGATGGCATTCGCCGCAATGATCGACCCGTTGCGGATAGGGGTCACCGTCCTGGTGATCTCGCGTCCGCGACCCGTCCTGCAACTTCTCGCCTTCTGGCTCGGCGGCCTCGCGATGGGTCTGGCCGTCGGCATCGGTGCGCTGTTTCTGCTGCGCGGTCCCGCGCTGCGGCTCATGAAGGACATGCCCGCGACCGGAGACGGCGTCGCTCTCGCGCTCGTCGAAACCAGCGTGGGCGTCGTCGCGCTGCTCATAGCCGCGCTGGTTGCGCTGGGCTTCCCTCGCCGAGCGGCGGCGACGCAGCCCAGGGAGTCAGCACTTTCCCGCCTGACGGCACGCGCTGGCGACGCGATCCGGGGCGGCTCTCCGTGGGTCGCGTACTTGGCGGGCGTGGCGCTGGCAACGCCACTTCAATACGTCGTCGCGCTCGCCGCGATCCTGGTGTCGGGCGAAGGTGCCGCGACGCAGTTCGGTGCGCTGATCGTCTATCACCTCGTCGTGCTGGCCCTCGCTGAAATCCCGCTCCTGGGCAGCCTGGTCGCACCGGCGGCGACTTACGCCGTGATGCTGCGGCTCCACGATTGGGTGATCGTTCGCCGCAGGCGACTGACAGCCGTGATCGTTGCGGTCATCGGGGCGTTCTTCTTCGTCAACGGCGTCAGCGGTATCTAG